AAAAGTTTGATGCAGTtgcaagtgacgtcaaaatctgTAGAACCAGTGTAGGAGCCTTTCCACGATTGAGATCATCTCTTCGAATAATagaaaggcaaaggcattcTATCACAAGAACTAGTCcccaaaaaaatatttattagtAAAACAGAGAGCACAGCGGCCGCGCGGAGTGGGGTCACTTATTGTGCCGCGTTTCGGCGAGAGATAATGAACACAACCGGTCTCAGCTTCGAAGAGCACCACGACCGAGCTTGTCAATAAGCTCTCGTGTTTCTAGGAAGGAATCGGTCCTTTGGGCGCGAGGTACGGTATAATGCAACTATCATTGCCGAAAGCCTGTGTTATTGGAGGCGTAAGCTTTAACTGAAAAGATTTCTCAGCGATAACGACAAAACAGGGAGCTGCATTGCTTCTGCACTGCCTTTACTGGTACAGTTCTAAGTACTTCATTACTATTACTCGACGATTGACACCAACCTGTTCGAACCACTTGATAATCCTTCCAACAGTTGGTCTCTCGGTTTTTAACTTCCACGATTCAAGCACCTTCATCATACGCAAGGCGTTGCTGCGCGTGAGCTCGCGAATTTCCTcaatttcttccaattcgatAAGATAAGTGCCAATCTCCTCCCACTTCGATCCTTTGACGTTGGCACACGTTCTCAGTACCTCGACGGGCACGACGGCTTCATCTGCAGGAAAACCGCCTAAAAGAACAACAGTGAATTAGTGCGCTTAAACGAACCAATGAAGCGGTGTATGTCCAACCTGCTGTAGACGCTTCTGTGCGGTCAGCATAAACAACGTCATCCTAAAGGACAGTCTATCAGAAAGTAAATATATGGAATCCTATGTCGTCCATACTTGAGCAGGACGTCCAGTTGCCGGTCTTTGGACAGGTGATTCTAAAGGCTGATGAAAGTTTGTAACGCACATTTTTATATAAGATTCTCGGCGTCTATATACCTTTTCCTTCACCCCTCCTACAATCGCCAAGTCTCTGACAGTAGAGTAGTTATTTCCTTCAGGTCGAATCGAAAAtaagacgtcgtcaagagCCTCGACCTGCACCTTCTGATCAACTTCAGCCGACGAATAAATAgccggatcttcgtcgtGCCGTTGCAAATGAGCACTGTCCAAGTAGAACGAATTCAGAAGAACTCCCGAGCTCCTCTCTTCGCATGCAACGACGATCATCTCTTTCAAGACGTCGAGCAACTGCTTTGCCAATTCCTCGCAGGCCGTCTTGCTGGACCAGCGcaagatgacgtcgatgcagCAGTGTCCCTTTTTGATAcccaattcgacgagacaTTCGACGACTTTGCTCTCGTCGACTCTCACCAATTTGACGCCGTCCTTCCATGCTTGGTGACTCGTATTAGCCATGCGTAGACACCGAGACTGGaggacgacgaacgaagacggTGATATGATGTCGACGGCACTGACGCATTCGTACCGCTGACCGCGATAGACGTCTAGACTGGAGCTTTCAGCCCATGCTATGCTGGGCATCGAATCGTGAAGAAGAGCCGGAATCTGATAGACTCCAGGCATGTTATCGACCGGAATGCACAGTTCGAGATAGAGGAGAACTTCAATCGCTTCGTCAGCTGTCACTGAATAAAGTGACGGACTGCCCTTAAGCTTCAAGTCGTCCTCAAACGCTTTCAGCGCCGACTTAATATCGTGAGTCGACGCTTGGCCCCACTTTCCGGTCGCCATGCCAAACGGAAAAAAGGGAGGAGCGAGGAGTGGGCCAATCACGTTACGACACAGCCAGACCGGACGGAGACAAATTTGACGCCCAAGATTAACGATCTGTGTCAAAACGTCATATTTGTTACGCTGGTAATATACTATCAATATATGTGGTACTCACTATTCCAGACGAATCAAGATATTCAACGGAAATCTTGCGCTCGTTTTCGGCCAAGTTGACCTCAACATCTGTATCAACCCACTTGTCGAACTGTTGTGCCGTCATGAAACAGCCTAATTTCAATTGACGTTTCTCGTCTGGGTCTGTAAGTTTCTCCTCAATTTCGTGACACAGTTTGGGCACTCCTTCTGCCGACTAAACATGCAAGTTAGAGTGAGACAAAATAAACTAGACAGCGTTATACCATCAATAAATCTTCGCGGAGTTTCTTTAGTTTCTCGCGGCAGTCATTCATGCGCTGAGAAGCGCTTCTACTGCAATCAATTTCAAGTGCGTGCTCGAACTTGAAAGTGTCTCCAAATTCCTCTTCAAGAGTGCGAGCGACTCGCTTTAGCTGGTAACCTGCTTCAACTCCAGCCTCTTCTCCGGAACCGACAACATTGCCGATAATGAGAACGGGAATCAGAGACTCGCGATCAGAGAGAAGATTTCGTAGAGGAGCCTTTGCAAACGCGCACCAGTAGCGACCCTTTTCTAAGAGAAGTCCctctgacgtcgtcttgcctCCCTCTCGAAGACGCAAGACGAGAATGAAGATCGTATTTGTTGATGcaaagaagagaccgtgAGCGGCGTGGAATGTCCATTGGGCACCGAAGTCCCACGCTGAGCCTCGGCCTACTCCAGGAATGTAGCCCGtgcgaacgtcgacgccggctgTGCGATCGTTCGGGTCGATTGGAGGACAATCGACTTCGAAAAGAGCAttgacgaacgtcgttttgCCCGCCATTTCGCTCCCAATTACGCATACTTTCATTGAAACGGGGCGAACTTTCTCgtggagaaaggaaaaacggGCGGTGTCCTACCGTAGACGCACTTCAAAGCTACGTTCAGAATTTGACATAGTGTACCATACGTAATGCTGCCGAAGGAGTTTTCTGACTTTGCCATCGCGTGCTACATGATGAGGCGCCTTACCTTCCTGAGTTTAACAacatatataaataatttttaaagAAATGTAACCGCTTTACCTTGTCTTTACAGGTGACGTCAACACCACTCTCGATCAAAAGCCTAATAACTTCACTTGCAAACGTGACTTCCATGGCAGCGAGATGCAAAGCATTTCTGTCCATCTACAAACGGACGATACAGAAAGCAACATCGCAATTGGATTTCTATAACTAACGCTATCCGTTGCTGCAACGTCAGCTCCTAGTTCAATTAGACACTGGATGATGAGAGCGGACTCGTTCTTTCTGATCAAAGTCTCGGAAAATTCGGGAATGGTGAAGTCAACGCTGGGTCTTCTGGGAAACACAGCAAGACTATTGGAAGCAGAAGCGACGTGCAACAGAGGAGTCTTTCCCTTCTAAACGTAAACTGactcaaagaaaaagcaacATCTCTAGCAAATATACCTTGGAGACAGAATTGACATCAAGACCTTGCTCAGTAACGTAATGAAGAAACTCTTTAGCATCGTCTTTAGAGCTACGGACGCCGGCAGTAGCGTAGAACAAAGCAGACCGATCACTCTGTCAGAAATAAATCACTCGAgtttagaaaaagaaagcattCAAAAGATACTTTATCTTCGGCTAAACAGTCAGTGTCTCTCTCACAGAGATAGCGAACTTTTAGAAAGCGATCTCTATCACTGCTACAAGCATACATTAAAGGAGTAACCCCACCCTAGAAATGCAATAAAGCGTGAGACTTGTATCCGTGAAACGTTTGAACCTTCTTGACGCTATCAGTGACTGCATTATGTTCGACAAGCCATACGACGCCATGAATGCTTCCCCACTTGCATGCACAATGCAAAGGAGTATCGTTCTCCTACCATTTCAAAGTTATAAAACAGCTGGCTAACAGACTTTGCTTGGCTATACCTTTGGGTGAATAGCGTTGACGCTCGCTCCATTCTTATGAACAATACGACGAAGAACCTCGTCTGCTTTCTCTGCTGACTCAAAGTTTGCACTAGCAGCGTAGAACtagtagaaagaaaagtctATACCCatttcgaaagcgacgtcttATCAGTTACAATGGCTTCCGTTGAGAATATAAATCCGTGTTCTTCCAAAATAATCATCTTTGCAAACGCGTCAATGGAGCTTGCACAGGCGTAGAAATAAGGCGAAGGTTTCGACTAAACAAGAGCTACTTACTATTGCAAGACTGTTGGATAACAGTCATGTCACTCTGACACTCACGTTTACACTAGCCCCGTGTGTGACGAGCCAATTCACGCCTATACTATTTCCGAAGAAGCAAGCAGCTTGAAGCGGAGTACGTTTCGaccactgcaaaaaaatcaataaatacatacaGTATATCGGTGTATTGATACCCGATCTGGCTCGTCAATGCTTTGACTTCCTTCAAGGGCAACAACGTAACTAAGCCACTCCTCTGCCTCCTCAGCCGTCTCGAAGTTTTTTCCTGACACCAGATGAATAGAGGGTAACGGATGGCCTATTATTGAATCAATGTCGGACGAATACTAAGGCGCCAGTAGGAAGAAGTTGATAAAGTGATACGTTTCAGCATACGTGTCGAAATCCTTTCTGCGTCGAGAGAAACATTAGCACTTCGGCAGTATCGAGTGCTTTTATTTGGTCGATGACAGAACGAGCACGagcagacgacgacattgTGGATGCTCGCGCTTCGCCAGTCGCGAAAGACTCGATTGAGtaaacgacgcgacgagcaAGCTGTTAGTACATATGCATTCGTAGAATTAATTGCCTCGCGAAAAGCGTTGTTATTGCCTATTTGCTGTTGGCAGATGCAGAGAGGCAAACGAGGCAAACGGAACTCGAAAAGTATGCCGTCTGCGATCGAGCTATCGGCCGAGATAATCGAGAAGGAGAGTGACGATGAATTGGAGAGTATTCTttctacgaaaaaacgatgtCGGCGTAAACGGGTGTGCAGTATACTATagtcgcgtttttcatcgcTTCACACTATTgtattctcctttttgtTAGTACTACCATAGATTATGGTACCCTAACTTGTCATTTCACGATGTGGCGGCAAGACAGTTTGAGTCGGCGGTGGAAGCCGACCAATGGCTCAACTGTGCGCCTCTGCAAGATATTGAAGAGCCAATAGGGGTATCAATACGTTTCGAAGTAGTTAAGAAATAATGCGTGCATGCAGATATTTCAACAATgcccacttcactgtgcgtgTCAGGgaggaaatatttttggggTTGAATGGCTTGTCCTTCACGGTGCCAATGTCAACGCAAAAGACATCGTATGActtagaatttattttacATTTTTGCACTCATCATGCACTTTTGTTTAGAGAGGATATACGCCATACTTTTATGCCTGTGGAAGTTCCGTTGACAGAATgagaaaaatgatttttcttgAAGAACATGGATGCGTTTTGTTACCATATGATATTGTAATAGAATTGGTATTAACGCTCTGGCAACAGTGACTTTTGACATTTAGGTTGAGGCAGCTTCCAATCAATTTTCGTCACCTGAAAAAGCGGATGAAGTTTTTCATCATCTTGTCAACGAAAAGGGTATGAGCACCAATGCAATGAATATGGTGAGATATGATGTATAGTTCTATGATTTGCTACATGTGAAATATTCATGAATAGAAGAATGGAGAAACTCCCCTGCATCAAGCCTGCAAGAGGGGAAGCCTTTTTGGAGTGAAATGGCTCGTGGAGCACAACGCGGAAATTAATAGCGTTGAAGAGGTTACAAGTTTTCAAGATGCTTTCAttcttatttcatttttagtTTGGCAAAACGCCTTTAATGTTGGCGTGTCGAAGTTCAACTGATCGTTTATTGAAGATCCGCTACTTGGATCAAAACGGAGGTAACTTTCAAGCGAAAGATCTTTGGGTGAGACGTGGTTTATTTGCTACACAAGTCAATGAAGAAACCGTCATATTTTTATTAAGGGAGAAAATacggctttgttttatgcCGCCGAACCCTCAAagtgtgaagatgacgaagtgaaagttgttcttcaatatcttgtcattgagaaaggcgTTGATATCAATTATGCTAATATGGTCACATTCTTACAATCTTTCAGAAATTCGTTTGAAATTCTATCTTTAGTGGGGAATGACACCTTTATTGTACGCATGTGATTCACCATtgttttctccttctgttGTTGCcattcagcaactaattgaTTTAGAGGCTGATCTTTCTGCCACAGATAACGTTAGTCTTCTCATTCATCGCTCGTTTTCTAGTCA
The genomic region above belongs to Oscarella lobularis chromosome 12, ooOscLobu1.1, whole genome shotgun sequence and contains:
- the LOC136193732 gene encoding death-associated protein kinase 1-like; amino-acid sequence: MSSSARARSVIDQIKALDTAEVLMFLSTQKGFRHYSSDIDSIIGHPLPSIHLVSGKNFETAEEAEEWLSYVVALEGSQSIDEPDRWSKRTPLQAACFFGNSIGVNWLVTHGASVNSKPSPYFYACASSIDAFAKMIILEEHGFIFSTEAIFYAASANFESAEKADEVLRRIVHKNGASVNAIHPKENDTPLHCACKWGSIHGVVWLVEHNAVTDSVKKGGVTPLMYACSSDRDRFLKVRYLCERDTDCLAEDKSDRSALFYATAGVRSSKDDAKEFLHYVTEQGLDVNSVSKKGKTPLLHVASASNSLAVFPRRPSVDFTIPEFSETLIRKNESALIIQCLIELGADVAATDSMDRNALHLAAMEVTFASEVIRLLIESGVDVTCKDKEGKAPHHVARDGKVRKLLRQHYDTARFSFLHEKVRPVSMKVCVIGSEMAGKTTFVNALFEVDCPPIDPNDRTAGVDVRTGYIPGVGRGSAWDFGAQWTFHAAHGLFFASTNTIFILVLRLREGGKTTSEGLLLEKGRYWCAFAKAPLRNLLSDRESLIPVLIIGNVVGSGEEAGVEAGYQLKRVARTLEEEFGDTFKFEHALEIDCSRSASQRMNDCREKLKKLREDLLMSAEGVPKLCHEIEEKLTDPDEKRQLKLGCFMTAQQFDKWVDTDVEVNLAENERKISVEYLDSSGIIVNLGRQICLRPVWLCRNVIGPLLAPPFFPFGMATGKWGQASTHDIKSALKAFEDDLKLKGSPSLYSVTADEAIEVLLYLELCIPVDNMPGVYQIPALLHDSMPSIAWAESSSLDVYRGQRYECVSAVDIISPSSFVVLQSRCLRMANTSHQAWKDGVKLVRVDESKVVECLVELGIKKGHCCIDVILRWSSKTACEELAKQLLDVLKEMIVVACEERSSGVLLNSFYLDSAHLQRHDEDPAIYSSAEVDQKVQVEALDDVLFSIRPEGNNYSTVRDLAIVGGVKEKPLESPVQRPATGRPAQDDVVYADRTEASTAGGFPADEAVVPVEVLRTCANVKGSKWEEIGTYLIELEEIEEIRELTRSNALRMMKVLESWKLKTERPTVGRIIKWFEQVGVNRRVIVMKYLELYQ